The Phycisphaerae bacterium genome includes a region encoding these proteins:
- a CDS encoding GntR family transcriptional regulator, which yields MASAQPAAPVRSGYQHVQETIRRRIRSGEWRPGCKIPSERELEKEFSLNRLTISKGLANLAAEGLLVRRRGQGTFVTERDSGRAAQRRLIKYISPMPFSEDVVMRPGVLEGMHEVLAERGYHVGVDFFHDADEMVKRLQGDSDEYHAGFAIWYDPSEAVDAELARLSDEGYPFVLLDAVPTGFEGDCVVTDNVEGSLIVVRHLVEAGHRQIAYVTRRVNRTSLEERLTGFLRGMVTCDCPIHTNSVFKLKGVREEARGEIDGVIDRLIDDPTPPTAVLFSNEDLAVAAIERLWSRGLRVPDDVSVVSNDNLDVAKSPRVAMTTVVQNWFEMGKVAAEILLDRLTNPHSRPTQVQLHPRFIERASVATRKGDF from the coding sequence ATGGCATCGGCTCAACCGGCAGCTCCAGTTCGCAGCGGCTATCAGCACGTGCAGGAGACGATTCGCCGTCGGATTCGCAGCGGCGAGTGGCGTCCCGGCTGTAAGATCCCGTCGGAGCGGGAGTTGGAGAAGGAGTTCTCGCTGAATCGTCTGACCATCAGCAAGGGGTTGGCGAATCTGGCGGCTGAGGGGCTGCTGGTCCGTCGTCGGGGTCAGGGGACGTTCGTGACGGAGCGTGATTCGGGGCGTGCGGCTCAGCGGCGGCTGATCAAGTACATCTCGCCCATGCCGTTCAGCGAGGACGTGGTGATGCGGCCGGGCGTTCTGGAGGGGATGCACGAGGTTCTGGCGGAGCGCGGCTATCATGTGGGGGTGGACTTTTTTCATGATGCGGACGAGATGGTCAAGCGCCTCCAGGGCGATTCGGATGAGTACCATGCGGGATTTGCGATCTGGTACGACCCATCGGAGGCGGTTGACGCCGAGTTGGCCCGGCTGAGCGACGAGGGTTATCCGTTCGTTCTGCTCGATGCCGTGCCGACCGGTTTCGAGGGCGACTGCGTGGTGACCGACAACGTCGAAGGTTCGCTGATCGTGGTCAGGCACCTGGTGGAGGCTGGGCACCGGCAGATTGCGTACGTCACGCGGCGGGTCAACCGGACCAGTCTTGAGGAGCGGTTGACCGGTTTTTTGCGGGGCATGGTGACCTGCGACTGCCCGATCCACACCAATTCGGTGTTCAAGCTCAAGGGGGTTCGCGAGGAGGCCCGCGGCGAGATCGACGGCGTGATCGACAGGCTGATCGACGACCCGACGCCGCCGACCGCCGTTCTCTTCAGCAATGAGGACCTGGCGGTGGCGGCGATCGAACGGCTTTGGAGCAGAGGCCTGCGGGTGCCGGACGACGTCTCGGTGGTCAGCAACGACAACCTGGACGTGGCGAAGTCGCCGCGGGTCGCGATGACCACCGTGGTTCAGAACTGGTTCGAGATGGGCAAGGTCGCAGCGGAGATACTCCTGGACCGGCTGACGAACCCGCATTCGAGGCCAACTCAGGTCCAACTTCATCCGCGGTTCATTGAGCGGGCTTCGGTGGCCACGAGGAAGGGCGATTTCTGA